The following proteins are encoded in a genomic region of Cataglyphis hispanica isolate Lineage 1 chromosome 1, ULB_Chis1_1.0, whole genome shotgun sequence:
- the LOC126852316 gene encoding FMRFamide receptor-like has translation MEMSSTTAVASGYYNVDELAQNFSNVSNVGPSECNQEVNINALSDFIVYGIFINLIGLFGIFGNAISMIILSRPQMKSSINYLLIGLARCDTVLIIIAVLIYGLPAISTYTGLLFDYKFIIYPKIIRYLYPLACIAQFVTVYLTLTVTLERYIAVCHPLRARSFCTYGRAQMAVMLIVIFAFIYNIPKFWEITVYNERHWKYNITVYCVFPTELRSNEYYVTLYIHWMYFFVYYMLPFIALVIFNMAIYQRVRKANRDLQQLSRHQRREIGLATMLLCVVVVFLICNILPLVSNAHETFIADPPHWMVQFGNLLVTINSSINFIIYVIFGRKFKRIFLKLFCSSRLFVPGRDSPEFQTYDESIITNTTNIELRNSVRHGHLNRANTISWNNNIHVSNGSTRQSLKSGRPASPGSCVYYPRTPARSPSQMSRVSNSRRNSWNKKENGDSTL, from the exons ATGGAAATGAGCTCGACGACGGCGGTCGCTTCCGGTTATTATAATGTTGACGAACTTGCGCAGAACTTCAGCAATGTCAGTAACGTTGGGCCGTCCGAGTGCAATCAGGAGGTCAACATCAACGCCCTGTCTGACTTCATCGTTTACGGCATATTCATCAACCTGATCGGTCTCTTCGGGATCTTCGGCAACGCAATCTCGATGATTATCCTGTCGCGGCCGCAAATGAAGTCGTCTATCAATTATCTACTGATTGGACTGGCCAGGTGCGACACGGTGCTGATTATCATCGCG GTATTGATCTACGGATTGCCGGCGATTAGCACGTACACTGGCCTACTtttcgattataaatttattatctatccaAAGATCATCAGATACCTGTATCCGTTAGCTTGCATAGCGCAATTTGTAACTGTGTACCTGACGTTAACAGTAACATTAGAAAGGTACATTGCGGTCTGTCATCCATTGAGAGCCAGATCTTTCTGCACTTATGGACGAGCACAAATGGCAGTGATGCTCATAGTAATCTTCgcctttatttacaatatacccAA atTCTGGGAAATCACAGTGTATAACGAAAGACATTGGAAGTATAATATCACAGTATACTGCGTCTTTCCGACCGAACTGAGAAGCAATGAGTATTATGTCACCTTGTACATCCATTGGATGTACTTCTTCGTGTACTACATGCTCCCGTTTATCGCGCTAGTGATTTTTAACATGGCCATTTATCAACGG GTCAGAAAAGCAAACAGAGATTTGCAACAGCTATCACGTCACCAACGCCGCGAGATCGGCCTGGCGACGATGCTCCTGTGCGTGGTAGTGGTGTTTTTGATCTGCAACATTTTACCCTTAGTTTCGAACGCGCACGAAACGTTTATCGCGGATCCGCCGCATTGGATGGTGCAATTTGGCAACTTGCTGGTGACCATCAACAGCAGCATCAATTTCATCATCTATGTGATCTTCGGGCGAAAATTCAAGAGAATATTCCTTAAACTTTTCTGCTCGTCTAGGCTATTCGTACCTGGACGGGACAGCCCAGAGTTTCAGACATACGACGAGTCGATCATCACCAACACGACGAATATCGAGCTGAGAAATTCGGTCAGGCATGGTCATCTCAATCGCGCCAACACCATCAGCTGGAACAACAACATCCACGTGTCCAATGGTAGCACCAGACAAAGCCTGAAAAGTGGTAGACCGGCAAGTCCCGGTTCCTGCGTCTATTATCCTAGGACTCCAGCCAGAAGTCCCAGTCAAATGTCGAGAGTGTCGAACAGTCGTCGAAACAGCTGGAATAAGAAGGAAAACGGCGATTCcacattataa